The sequence TGAATCTGCAGAGAATGTTCTCATATATAAACTTTGTATAAAAAAATAAATAGAAAGCTTTATTTATCGGGGTGATAGAGTAGAGCATAAAATAATAGTTATCACATATTTACTGAATAGGTGATTTAATTGGCAGAAGAGAAAAAACAAGAAACAATCGAAGAACCAAAGCTCGGAATATACGTATGCCACTGCGGAGTGAACATCGGCGGCGTCGTTGACATCGAAGCGGTAAAAGATTATGCAGCAACCCTTCCAAACGTTGTTGTAGCTAAGGAATACAAGTACATGTGTTCAGATCCAGGTCAGGAAATGATCCAGAAAGACATCAAAGAACTGGGTATAAACAGGATCGTAGTTGCAGCATGCTCACCAAGGCTTCACGAGCCAACATTCAGGAGAGCTGTCAGGGAAGCAGGATTAAACCAGTTCCTTTTCGAATTCGCAAACCTCAGGGAACACGATTCCTGGGTTCACATGCACGAACCAGAAGCAGCAACTGAAAAAGCAAAAGACCTGGTAAGAATGGCCGCTGCAAAAGCAAGGCTACTCGAACCATTGGAAGCATCCAAAGTGGCTGTGACCGACAGCGCAATGGTCATAGGTGGAGGAGTTGCAGGTATTCAATCTGCACTTGACCTTGCTGACATGGGATTCAAAACCTACCTGGTTGAGAAGAACCCAACCATCGGTGGAAGAATGGCTCAGCTGGACAAAACTTTCCCAACACTCGACTGTTCCATGTGTATCCTCGCACCTAAGATGGTGGACGCAGGTAAACACGAAAACATCGAACTCATCTCCTACGCAGAGGTTAAAGAAGTTGACGGTTACATAGGTAACTTCAAAGTCAAAGTAGAGAAAAAACCAAGGTTCATAGATGAAGACATCTGTACTGGATGTGGAACATGTTCCGAAGTGTGCCCTATAGAAATACCAAACTACTTCGATGAAGGAGTAGGTATGGTCAAAGCAGCATACATCCCATTCCCACAGGCAGTTCCACTATGCGCAACCATAGACAAGGACTACTGTATCGAGTGCCACCTCTGTGACACCGCATGTGAAAAGGGAGCAATCAACCACGACCAGGAACCAGAAACCATCGAACTCGAAGTTGGTACCATCATAGCCGCAACAGGTTACGACCCATACGACCCAACAGAGAAGAAAGAGTACCTCTACGGCGATGCTAAAAACGTTATCACAGGTCTTGAACTTGAAAGATACATAAACGCATCAGGACCAACCATGGGTCACGTTGTCAAACCATCCAATGGTGAAAACCCAAAAAGCGTTGCATTCATCCAGTGCGTTGGTTCAAGGGACGAACAGATCGGCAAACACTACTGTTCCAGGGTTTGCTGTATGTACGCAATGAAAAACGCACAGCTCATAATTGACCATGAACCTGACACCGAAGTCACCATTTACTACATGGATATAAGGGCATTCGGTAAAGGATTCGAAGAGTTCTACAAGACCTCACAGGAAAAATACGGAATCAAATTCGTTAGGGGTAGGCCAGCAAGCATACTCGAAAACCCAGATGAAACACTTACCGTCAGGGCAGAGGACAGCTTACTTGGAAAAGTCACAGAGTACGACTACGACATGGTAGTTTTATCTGTGGGTCTACAGCCACCAGAAGGTTCAGAACCATTAAGGCAGACACTCGGTATTTCCAAGAGTGCTGACGGGTTCTACATGGAAGCTCACCCAAAACTCAGGCCTGTTGACACATTAACCGACGGTGTATACCTTGCAGGTGTTGCACAGGGACCAAAAGATATTCCTGACGCAGTTGCACAGGCATCAGGTGCAGCAGCCAGAGCAGCAATCCCAATGGTTAAAGGTGAAGTGGAAATCGAACCTATCGTTGCAGTTGTGGATGACGATGTCTGCGGTGGATGCGAAGTTTGTATAGAACTCTGTCCATTCGGTGCAGTTGAAAGGGTCGATGGAAAAGCTCAGATAAACGTTGCTCTATGTAAAGGATGCGGAACATGTGTCGGAGCATGCCCATCTGGAGCATTAGACCAGCAGCACTTCAAGACCGAACAGATCATGGCTCAGATTGAAGCTGCAATGAACGAACCAGCAAAATAGACCTGCTGAAATAGGAGAAGTTTAAAAACTTCTTCAATCCTTTATTTTTCTATTTTTATTGATTCTAAAACTTTAATTTCATATTAAAATTCATATTACCTATTCTAAGTAATTGTTCCATCATCGGATCACTCACCATTTTCTAATTACATTTTCCGCATTATAAAATCCGTGCATAAGAATTAAAACTGATTTTATTGGATTTGAAGACTTTTAAAGATTGTTTTAATAAAAAAATATTTTAAAAATTTTATTTTGAGTGGTGTTTCAAACCTCCAGGAGATGAAGAATGAGTCATTTTTCAGGGAAAAATAAAATCCAAAGGAATCAGAATCTTCAAAACCTATTTTAAAAAACTTTTTTCATTAAAAAAAATGTAAAAAAATGTAAAATCTTTCTCTTTTGGAGTTACAATATTAAAATGGTCGGTATTCCTTATTAAAGAACTTAAATCTTCTCTTTCCCTTTTTTGAAAATCTTTATATTCATGGCATTTTATACAATAGATCAATGGTATCCCAGGATATTCCACTCATCAAATTAACCTTTTATTTGGAGGAGAATAATGTCTAAAAACGAAGAATACGCTCTTAAAATAAAAGATATTACAAAAGAGCACCATAAATGGATGGAAAATAGCATAAATCTTATAGCAAGTGAGAACATAACCAGTGTAAGTGTGAGGGAAGCCCTGGCTTCAGACCTTTCCCACAGGTACGCAGAAGGTACCTCTGGCAGCAGACTCTACGAGGGCTGCAAGTACATCGACGAGATCGAGGACATCACAGTGGATCTGTCAAAGAAAATATTCAAGGCAGAACATGCCAATGTACAGCCTGTTTCAGGTGTTGTTGCAAATTTAGCAGCATTCTTCGCTCTCACAAACCACGGCGACAGGATGATGGCCCTTGAAGTTCCTGTAGGAGGTCACATAAGCCATGCAAATGTCAGCGCTGCAGGTGTAAGGGGTTTAAAGGTTACACCGCATCCATTCGATGAAACCAAAATGAACATAGACCCTGACGCCCTTAAAAAAGAGATCCTTGAGAAAAAACCAAAACTGGTTCTATTCGGCGGCAGTCTGTTCCTCTTCCCACATCCAGTTGAGGAAGCAAGGGAAGCAGCAGATGAAGTCGGTGCCAAGATAATGTACGATGGTGCACATGTTCTCGGATTAATAGCAGGTGGCTGCTTCCAGGACCCACTGAAGGAAGGTGCAGACATAATGGCCGGAAGTACCCACAAAACATTCCCAGGTCCACAGGGAGGTATAATACTCTGTAAAGAGGAACTGGCACATAAAATCGATGATGCAGTCTTCCCAGGAGTTGTGAGCAACCACCACCTCCACCACCTGGCAGCACTGGGTATAGCAACAGCTGAAATGCTTGAATTCGGTAACGCATACGCCGAACAGACCATAAAGAACGCCAAGGCACTGGCAGGAAGCCTTTACGAACTCGGTTTCAACGTGCTGTGTGAAGACCTTGGATTCACAGAATCACATCAGCTTGCAATGGATGTTTCAAACCTTGGACATGCTGCAAAACTTGCAAAAGACTTTGAGGCTAACAACATAATCCTCAACAAGAACCTGTTCCCATGGGACGACGTGAACAAATCAGACGACCCATCAGGTATCCGTATAGGAACCCAGGAAATAACCAGACGTGGATTGAAGGAATCCCACATGAGCGAAGTTGCAGAGTTCATAAAACAGGTTGCAATAGATGGTAAAAACGTCAAAGAAGAAGTTGCAGAGTTCATAAGTCAGTATAACACTGTACACTACGCATTCAGAGAAGACAAAGCCTACGAGTACATAGACTTCTAAAAAAACGTGAAAATCTGAAAATCCTTACCTCAAATTTTGTAGTGAAAAAAACTTTTTCTAAATTTTTTTCATAAACTAATTTTTTTATTTAATTTTTTTAAGATCAACAGAACCAACTAAAAATAAAGTAGGAGCCAATGAAGGATGAAAATAGCGTGGGGAATAACAGGAGCAGGCCATTTACTTGAAGAAAGTGTGAACATGCTTTATGAACTTTCCAAGGATCATGAAGTCACTGTACTACTTTCAGGAGCAGGAGAAGAAGTTCTTAAGATGTACGGCCTGTTCAACAAGGTTAAAAGCATAACTGGAGGTTACTACAGGGAGCTCGTTCGTGAGGATGATCAGAGGTTCAGCTTCCCCATGACCGGACGTTTTTCACTTGGAAAGTATGATGTGCTTGTTGTTTCACCAACAACATCCAACACAATTGGTAAGATAGTTAACGGAATAGCAGACACACTCATAACCAACGCAGTGGCACAGGCAGGTAAAGGTGGTGTTAAAACCTGTATAATTCCTGTTGACCTTGAATCCGGTGCTGTTGAAACTGTTTTACCCTCAAAACTCGAACTTGCAGACTGCCAGAACTGCCAACCATGTCAGGCTGCGGCTGCGTGCCCTGAAGATGCAATAAATCCAGGTGTTGAGATAGACCTCCTCAAATGCATAGGCTGTGGAACCTGTCAGATCGCCTGCCCCTACGGTGCAGTGACAGGGGGGAAAAGGATAACCATCCACATGAGGGACATAGACATAGAGAACACCCACAAACTCTACGACTTCGATGGGGTGGATGTTTTCGGACATCCAGATGAGATTTCAGGGATGTTTTAATCATTTCAAATTCTCCTCTCATGACGCTTTAATCCTTCTAAATCTACATTTATTTGTTCATTTAAAATTTTTAAATATTTTTTACTTAAATTTTACTTAAATATCTTGGTTAAATAATTTTTAAATTGTAATAACACCTACAAGAACTTTTTTTTACAAAAAAATGGTTTTATGAAGTTCTACATCATTTCTAATTCTTCTTAAAAAATTTCATTTATAGGATGAGAACTTGGATGAAAATTATTATGAACTTGCAGCAACATATAAAGAAACATGCATTAAATTGAGCTTTTTCAACTTAGTGGGGTGTTGTTGTGTCTGAAGAGCATAAAAGAATAGGTTTTCTTGTGGAAGAACTTGAAAATGAGGATTGGGCTGTAAGGGAAGATGCTGCAGAACTTCTTGCAGAGGTTGGAGATCCTAGAGCCGTTGAACCACTGATAAAAGCCCTTAATGATGATGATTGGCATGTTCGTGAGGCTGCGGCCCTTGCACTAGCCCTTTTCGATGATGAACGTGCATTAAAACCCCTCATAAACATTTTAGGTGATGAAAAGGCAAGTGTGCGGTACGCAGGAGCCCTCGGACTCTACCTGATAGGGGACGAAAATGCCCTCGAAGGTCTGAATAAAACCCTTGAAGATAAAAATCCATTGGTCAGAAAGGTTTCAGGTATGGCTATTGAGGAAATCAAAAAACGGGTAAAATTAGATTAAAAAATGGGGTTAAATTAAAAAATAGGGGAGGAATGCATCATATTCCACTATCAACGCTGCAGTTTTCCATAACCTATTATAAGGAATATTATTCCAAAAACTGACCATAAAACTCCTGAAAAAGTGTCCTTAAGGTAGAATAGGCTATAAAAACCTAAAATTAGGAGAACCACTGCAAAGAGGTATAAGAGGAGTGTTTTTTTGTACATATTATTAAATCCCTATTTTTTCTATTTTAAGTTTTTCATAGTGCTTCATGAATTGAATTTGTCTTAAGAGGAGCATTTATCTGAGAGTATCCTCGAGTTGAGTATGTATTGAAGTTTCAACAAAACCTGAAAAGTTAAAGATATGATTTTAGTGTTTAATTCCTGTTTATTCAACTTCGTTAGTTCCATAATTATTATCCCAAGCCTCCTGAATATGGGTTTTCAATGTTTTATAAACATTTTCAGCACCCACTATTTCTTCTTCATCGATTTTCCATTGAGAAGGGTGCATTATAAAAGGTTTAGATTGGTTACCTCCCATGCCCCCGTGGCTCCCTATCAACTCCTCAAATGCTGCAACTTCCCTGGTTTCTGGATTGTAGAAACTGTTCACGAGAATATCAGGAACGTATTTGAAGTTGTCTGTTCGCTTGAGATGGTGGGCAGCATTCTTACCGAAGCTGGCAATGGGGTTTTCACCCTCAAATGTGTCAGTTTCAAGGTAATAAGTCCCCCTAGAGCCTATCACAACGGTTCCGTGCTCTTCTGAATGCACCATTATGAATCCTATACCATTATGCTGTATCAAACCCGGTATGAGGTTTGGAAAGGCCAGGTTTAACTCTTCGTAGGTCATTCTTTCACTCCACTCATTGAAGTATATGAGTCCAAGGTTTCCAGAGGCCAGAACCACGGTCTGAGCTTCCTCTGGAGACACGTAAGTATCTTCATGACCCTTGTAAAACTTTTTATGGGGCATCTCTGGCATTTCAAGTGATTTGAAGGTTCTTTTCACGAACTGGTTTTCAGTGAAGGATGCCATGACACTCCTTCCAACCTTCCTACCACTTTCAACTGTGTTGGCTGTTTTCTGGTTTATGAAATCCTTACCCTCAGTTATTGGATATCTAACTGCCTGGCTGAAGTGGTCAACGTTGGTGTAAAGGTCACTGTGGATCTTTATATCCTCTGGAAGCAGTTCCCTCACAAGATCCTCCAGCGTCATCTTGTAACGCTGCTTGAATGTGGCCCCGTTGCTCTGACCATGATCAGAAAGCACAACCAGATGGTAAGGCCTTAAAGCTGTTTTTTTAGCATTTTCAAGGCGTTTAAATTGTTTGTCAATTTTTTTTAGGGCATAAAATGCATCGTAGTCCTCAACACCCGAATGATGGGCTATTTCATCGTATCCAACATAGGTTGCGTAGGCTGCATCCACCTTCCCAGTCAGCATGTCCCCAAGGAGGGTGTAGGTGGTTACCTCCCTCAGAAATACGTTGGCAGTTGCACGTATAGGAAAATAGATGAAACTGCGATTCAAACGTGGATTTATATGTTTTATCCTCTGCCTGATGCGTGATCCCATCTCCATGACCATGTCCCATAGGCTGAGGACAAGTGTGCGTGTGAAGTTGTAGGGATTTGAGTAGAAGAAGTACCATGCCCTTGTGTAGAACTGTCCAAGGTTGCTGATCTTGCTGTAGGTGAATATGGTGTTGCTGGCATCCCCAGAGAACAGGTTGGATCTGCTGGCACCGTTGGTTGAGAGAAGGCCATTCCCATTTGAAACCCTTTTTTCAATGAGAGGTGCATCAAAAAGTCCTGTGGAAACCCTTAGCTTGTTTTTATTCTCCTTTTCAACCCATTGGAATGCTGGAAGGTCTTTGTTGTTGCCGTGGAGTATTCCTGCCTGTGAAGCTCCTGTTTGACTTGAGAGATCGGTTTCCCATTCCTTGATCCTGTGGGTTCCATCTTCAAGCCATTTCTTGAGTGTTGGCATGTAACCATTTTTTATTGCCTTTTTAAGGGTTGAAGCTGCGAGTCCATCGATTTCAAGGAATATGAATCCTGGTTTATTTTTATCAATACCTTTAGACCTGCGTTCGAGATCGCGCCTGAGAACAGTTCTGTAATAGGATGCCTCATCATCAATGGTTATGACTGCTGAGACAAGGGTGTTTATGGCTGCAATTCCAAGGGGTACCAGGAGCAGAGCCCCTCCAGATATGCTGAGTCCTGGGACGAACTGGCTTGCAATCCATATCATGAATCCATTGAGAATAAGAGCTCCAACACCGAAGGTGAAAACAAGAAATCTCAAGGTATAATAGGATAGAAGGGGCCATAAAAGCGCATTTAAAAGGCCTATGAATGTTACGGCTACTGCAGCAGATTCCCATCCATCCACTTGAAATCCAGGTATCACCACGGCCATTGCCATGAAACCAACGATCTCACTGACCCAAAGGGCTATGGTACGTCCAGTCCACATGATGTACGTGCTTCTACTTTTATCCATTTCAACCCCCAATATTGAAACTGAGACTTTAAAAGTCTGCTTAAAAGTTCAGGACTATTTTTTAAGTGTGTTTTTTATTTTAATTAAATTAAATAAAATTTCATGAATTACTGATTAATTAAAGTAAGTTCAACCTATTAATAGTTTTAATGGTTGATTCAAATTTAAATCTACTGCTTTTTTGAATGATTAGTTTAGATTCATTGAATTTGGTTTAAAGTTAATTATGAAGCTTCAAAACAGTTATTTCAGGGGGACAGTTGATCCTGAACCAGAAAACATTGGTACCCAGGCCTCTGTTGGTGTACTGGAGCATGTCCCCCACGCGGTACATTCCAAGGGGATACTTCTTGAAGTTGGAACCTCGAAATGGAGTTCCAAACCCTGGTATAACAACCTGCCCCCCATGGGAGTGTCCTGAAAGCTGAAGACTGAACCTTCCTGTGGCTGCACTTGTGTCTGCAAAGTCGGGCTCGTGGGCAAGGAGTATTGCGGGACCCTCCTCTGGCATTCTATGGAGGACCTGCCCAAGGTCGTGCTGGTTCAGTGTGACGCTGTCAACCCCTGCAATGTGCAGGGAGGCATCCCCACGTTTTAAGGTGTAGACATCATTTTCCAGATCCACTATCCCACTCTCATCCATTACTTTACGGATCTTCGCTGCCCCCATCCAGTGGTCATGATTTCCCATGACAGAAATCGTTGCATCATGGGGTTTCAGGCCTTCAAGGGATCTCAACATGTCGAGAACAGGTTCATCAGCCAGATAGGAAACAGAATCCCCAGTTATAGCTACAAGATCTGGTTTTTGCTGGTTCACAAGGCTCACAACACCTTTTATACGTTTGGAGGATATCCACTGTCCCATGTGAATATCACTTATGTGAACTATGCGGTAATCGTTAAAAACAGAGTCTAATTCAGGTATGGTCACCCTAACAGGCACCACTTCAAAGTCCTTGGGATCGAAGTCATGAAATCCCATTCTATCCCTGAATCCAGACATTGCAAACTGCATCTTCTGCCTCAGAATCAGGGCCTTTGGATTGTTCGAATGAAGCTCTTTCATTGGATATTTCTCACTTAAAATGAATCTTTAAAAAAATGGATATTGAATTTGATTTATACGTATTTTGAAGGAGTTTATATAATTTAAATAATCTTAACAGTTTAATTTAAACTTTAATTTAAATTTTAGAGGTTTAAAACCATGATAACAGACCGATCCATAGCATGTTATTCCATGTAACTTTATGTTTATGGATCAGCATCTAGTTTATGAATGTTTTCATTTAGTGATGATTCGATGATCTTGCATGATCCAAATTTTGGAACAGATCTAATGTGACCTCAATCCTCAAGAAGACCTGTAAGGTAAGCTGTCATCTCAATCTCTTCACGTGCTATGAAGTCTTCAAGTTTGTACTGGGCCTCTTGACTTCCAAGGGGATAATATTTCTCCTCAAAATAAATTTTTATGATTAAATCCTCCTTTTCTGAAGTGGTCTCTTCTTCAACACGTTCTTCAAGCTTTTTTCTGGTTTCAGGATCGATTCCTGTGACCCTGTAGGTCACGTAGTACCTTTGCGAGGGCATGGAAACTCCATAATCAACTATTTTCACATCCATATTCTTACCTCCATGGGCTTTAAAAGGATTTGGAATGATTTGGAATGATTTGGAATGATTTGGAATGATTTGGAATGATTTGGAATGATTTGGAATGATTTGGAATGATTTGGAATGATTTGGAATGAGTTTGGATTTAGTTTAAAATATAAGTTTAAATCATCATGATTATTTTAAGTTCCTAAAAATCATTTCAAGCATGCTCACATGTGAAATCGAGCTCATCCCCTATTTGAGTCTCTGATGCAGCAATGGTTCCCTTTTCAAGTTCTATAACGTACTGAGCAGCTGCTTTAGGGGTGTATGTCTTCCAGGGATCTATGGAAACCGTGTCAACAACCCTCATGCTGGAGTCTGCAAAGACTATGTCCAGAGGCATTCTCATGAAGAACATGTGGATGGCTGAACCCCTTCTGCTTCTTGTGTTTGGGAGTTTCAGTATCAAACCCCTTGGAAGTTCCTTCCTGAACATGAGGCCCATGAACCTTGACATGAAAGTCGCTGCAACATCTGCATAACCAACCTGGGTTCCCCTACTTTTATTTACTATAAGGACATATTTCATAGAAAATACTTTTAACTTGATCATTTAAAAAGTGTTGGAGGCTGATTTCATGAGGAACATCATAGTTAAAGAGCTCATCCAGAAACCAATCGAAGAACAGGACGTAGAAATAGTAGAAAGAAAAGGAATAGGCCACCCTGATAGTATAAGCGACGGAATCGCAGAATCTGTCAGCAGAGCCCTGTGCAACGAGTACATGGACAAATTTGGAGGTATACTCCACCACAACACCGACGAGGTTCAGATCACAGCAGGTGAATCAGACCCTAAATTTGGCGGCGGCGAAATAATCAAACCAATAGAAATTCTCCTCACAGGAAGGGGAGTTCCAGAGTACGAAGGACAGAAAATAGGTATTGACAGGATCGCAATAACCGCAGCCAAAGAATACTTGAAAGAAAACATAATAAACCTTGATGTTGAAACATCCACCGTTGTGGAGTGCAAGATCGGCCACGGTTCAGGAGACCTGGTTGATGTGTTCAAAAGGGATGGAATGCCTGCTTCAAATGACACATCCTTCGGTGTGGGTTACGCACCATTTTCTGAAACTGAAAACATCGTTA is a genomic window of Methanobacterium congolense containing:
- a CDS encoding CoB--CoM heterodisulfide reductase iron-sulfur subunit A family protein: MAEEKKQETIEEPKLGIYVCHCGVNIGGVVDIEAVKDYAATLPNVVVAKEYKYMCSDPGQEMIQKDIKELGINRIVVAACSPRLHEPTFRRAVREAGLNQFLFEFANLREHDSWVHMHEPEAATEKAKDLVRMAAAKARLLEPLEASKVAVTDSAMVIGGGVAGIQSALDLADMGFKTYLVEKNPTIGGRMAQLDKTFPTLDCSMCILAPKMVDAGKHENIELISYAEVKEVDGYIGNFKVKVEKKPRFIDEDICTGCGTCSEVCPIEIPNYFDEGVGMVKAAYIPFPQAVPLCATIDKDYCIECHLCDTACEKGAINHDQEPETIELEVGTIIAATGYDPYDPTEKKEYLYGDAKNVITGLELERYINASGPTMGHVVKPSNGENPKSVAFIQCVGSRDEQIGKHYCSRVCCMYAMKNAQLIIDHEPDTEVTIYYMDIRAFGKGFEEFYKTSQEKYGIKFVRGRPASILENPDETLTVRAEDSLLGKVTEYDYDMVVLSVGLQPPEGSEPLRQTLGISKSADGFYMEAHPKLRPVDTLTDGVYLAGVAQGPKDIPDAVAQASGAAARAAIPMVKGEVEIEPIVAVVDDDVCGGCEVCIELCPFGAVERVDGKAQINVALCKGCGTCVGACPSGALDQQHFKTEQIMAQIEAAMNEPAK
- the glyA gene encoding serine hydroxymethyltransferase, with the translated sequence MSKNEEYALKIKDITKEHHKWMENSINLIASENITSVSVREALASDLSHRYAEGTSGSRLYEGCKYIDEIEDITVDLSKKIFKAEHANVQPVSGVVANLAAFFALTNHGDRMMALEVPVGGHISHANVSAAGVRGLKVTPHPFDETKMNIDPDALKKEILEKKPKLVLFGGSLFLFPHPVEEAREAADEVGAKIMYDGAHVLGLIAGGCFQDPLKEGADIMAGSTHKTFPGPQGGIILCKEELAHKIDDAVFPGVVSNHHLHHLAALGIATAEMLEFGNAYAEQTIKNAKALAGSLYELGFNVLCEDLGFTESHQLAMDVSNLGHAAKLAKDFEANNIILNKNLFPWDDVNKSDDPSGIRIGTQEITRRGLKESHMSEVAEFIKQVAIDGKNVKEEVAEFISQYNTVHYAFREDKAYEYIDF
- a CDS encoding dihydromethanopterin reductase (acceptor): MKIAWGITGAGHLLEESVNMLYELSKDHEVTVLLSGAGEEVLKMYGLFNKVKSITGGYYRELVREDDQRFSFPMTGRFSLGKYDVLVVSPTTSNTIGKIVNGIADTLITNAVAQAGKGGVKTCIIPVDLESGAVETVLPSKLELADCQNCQPCQAAAACPEDAINPGVEIDLLKCIGCGTCQIACPYGAVTGGKRITIHMRDIDIENTHKLYDFDGVDVFGHPDEISGMF
- a CDS encoding HEAT repeat domain-containing protein produces the protein MSEEHKRIGFLVEELENEDWAVREDAAELLAEVGDPRAVEPLIKALNDDDWHVREAAALALALFDDERALKPLINILGDEKASVRYAGALGLYLIGDENALEGLNKTLEDKNPLVRKVSGMAIEEIKKRVKLD
- a CDS encoding phage holin family protein, encoding MDKSRSTYIMWTGRTIALWVSEIVGFMAMAVVIPGFQVDGWESAAVAVTFIGLLNALLWPLLSYYTLRFLVFTFGVGALILNGFMIWIASQFVPGLSISGGALLLVPLGIAAINTLVSAVITIDDEASYYRTVLRRDLERRSKGIDKNKPGFIFLEIDGLAASTLKKAIKNGYMPTLKKWLEDGTHRIKEWETDLSSQTGASQAGILHGNNKDLPAFQWVEKENKNKLRVSTGLFDAPLIEKRVSNGNGLLSTNGASRSNLFSGDASNTIFTYSKISNLGQFYTRAWYFFYSNPYNFTRTLVLSLWDMVMEMGSRIRQRIKHINPRLNRSFIYFPIRATANVFLREVTTYTLLGDMLTGKVDAAYATYVGYDEIAHHSGVEDYDAFYALKKIDKQFKRLENAKKTALRPYHLVVLSDHGQSNGATFKQRYKMTLEDLVRELLPEDIKIHSDLYTNVDHFSQAVRYPITEGKDFINQKTANTVESGRKVGRSVMASFTENQFVKRTFKSLEMPEMPHKKFYKGHEDTYVSPEEAQTVVLASGNLGLIYFNEWSERMTYEELNLAFPNLIPGLIQHNGIGFIMVHSEEHGTVVIGSRGTYYLETDTFEGENPIASFGKNAAHHLKRTDNFKYVPDILVNSFYNPETREVAAFEELIGSHGGMGGNQSKPFIMHPSQWKIDEEEIVGAENVYKTLKTHIQEAWDNNYGTNEVE
- a CDS encoding metallophosphoesterase, encoding MKELHSNNPKALILRQKMQFAMSGFRDRMGFHDFDPKDFEVVPVRVTIPELDSVFNDYRIVHISDIHMGQWISSKRIKGVVSLVNQQKPDLVAITGDSVSYLADEPVLDMLRSLEGLKPHDATISVMGNHDHWMGAAKIRKVMDESGIVDLENDVYTLKRGDASLHIAGVDSVTLNQHDLGQVLHRMPEEGPAILLAHEPDFADTSAATGRFSLQLSGHSHGGQVVIPGFGTPFRGSNFKKYPLGMYRVGDMLQYTNRGLGTNVFWFRINCPPEITVLKLHN
- a CDS encoding DUF5750 family protein — protein: MDVKIVDYGVSMPSQRYYVTYRVTGIDPETRKKLEERVEEETTSEKEDLIIKIYFEEKYYPLGSQEAQYKLEDFIAREEIEMTAYLTGLLED
- a CDS encoding DUF192 domain-containing protein, with amino-acid sequence MKYVLIVNKSRGTQVGYADVAATFMSRFMGLMFRKELPRGLILKLPNTRSRRGSAIHMFFMRMPLDIVFADSSMRVVDTVSIDPWKTYTPKAAAQYVIELEKGTIAASETQIGDELDFTCEHA